In one window of Juglans regia cultivar Chandler chromosome 3, Walnut 2.0, whole genome shotgun sequence DNA:
- the LOC108999070 gene encoding uncharacterized protein LOC108999070: MMSRHTSELESGTADSVAFSPRSDHSLHTLHDRQNAHVRFMCSFGGKILPRPHDNQLRYVGGDTRIVAVQRFTNFSTLLTKLSKLSGTTDMNIKYQLPNEDLDALISVTSDEDVENMMEEYYDRLTHNQNHPRLARLRLFLFPNGDQLSRTSSISSLLSGSTNRDHWFLDAINGSSSLSSGLQRNQSEVSSIVSEIPDYLFGLDNSDQETQTKLKSIRHTLAENTSSLDMGSLTPATASTFCSSSSAPSVPQVPNLPPVKTRPNLRDRYEEGEELKYQQEGFTETSEPPISQPTVYSASTEMPHYFLDSRYPGHAAEAVPSVYYVPGQIPPGNVSVQPISIRAPYVHQYLTVPGQVPLNYHHRVSDVGQVYGSGMRPVAAAFEPYDVQARVVPDGVNRQVFYGVKNPGMVPFYPNMVVPGGEASQGNIVSEAKTGGASQ, from the coding sequence ATGATGTCACGCCATACATCCGAGCTCGAATCTGGAACAGCGGACTCCGTCGCATTCTCACCTCGTTCAGACCACTCTCTTCACACGTTGCATGATCGTCAGAACGCACACGTACGGTTCATGTGCAGTTTCGGCGGCAAGATCTTACCCCGGCCCCACGACAATCAACTTCGTTACGTCGGCGGCGATACACGCATTGTTGCCGTCCAGCGTTTCACCAACTTTTCGACCCTTCTAACAAAGCTCTCCAAGCTCTCAGGTACGACCGACATGAATATCAAGTACCAGCTTCCCAACGAAGATCTTGATGCTTTGATCTCAGTGACGAGCGATGAAGACGTGGAGAACATGATGGAAGAGTACTACGACCGCTTGACGCACAATCAGAACCACCCGAGGTTGGCCCGACTGAGGCTCTTTCTCTTTCCCAACGGTGACCAACTCTCCCGAACTAGCAGTATCAGCTCGCTTCTCAGCGGCTCAACCAACCGTGATCACTGGTTCCTTGACGCTATCAATGGAAGCTCTTCTCTCAGCTCGGGTCTCCAGCGTAACCAATCCGAGGTCTCTTCGATTGTCTCCGAGATACCAGATTACCTGTTTGGTTTGGATAATTCGGATCAAGAGACTCAAACGAAATTAAAGAGCATTCGACACACACTTGCCGAGAACACATCCAGTTTAGATATGGGTTCTCTTACTCCGGCTACTGCTTCCACCTTTTGTTCATCATCATCGGCTCCCAGTGTGCCGCAGGTGCCAAACCTTCCTCCCGTCAAGACCAGACCCAATCTCCGGGATCGATATGAGGAAGGAGAGGAGCTCAAGTATCAACAAGAGGGATTTACAGAGACAAGTGAACCGCCCATATCGCAACCGACTGTGTACTCGGCCAGCACCGAGATGCCGCACTACTTTCTGGACTCTCGTTATCCTGGTCATGCTGCAGAGGCAGTGCCATCAGTCTACTATGTTCCTGGGCAGATCCCACCCGGGAATGTTTCAGTTCAACCCATTTCTATTCGGGCCCCTTATGTTCATCAGTACTTGACAGTGCCGGGTCAAGTACCGCTTAACTACCATCATCGGGTATCCGATGTCGGTCAGGTGTATGGCAGCGGGATGAGGCCAGTGGCAGCGGCATTTGAACCGTACGATGTTCAGGCAAGAGTGGTTCCTGATGGAGTGAATCGGCAGGTGTTCTACGGGGTTAAAAACCCGGGTATGGTTCCATTTTATCCAAACATGGTGGTTCCGGGTGGGGAAGCTTCGCAAGGCAATATCGTTTCAGAGGCAAAGACGGGTGGGGCCTCCCAGTAG